One Salvia splendens isolate huo1 chromosome 22, SspV2, whole genome shotgun sequence DNA segment encodes these proteins:
- the LOC121787998 gene encoding short-chain dehydrogenase TIC 32, chloroplastic-like, with protein sequence MSFIYIWISTIVRILELKVENLSPEMKATLKYLAGIAGPSGYGSKTTAQQISEDSMPSSHNNLTAIVTGATSGIGLETARVLAKRGVRVVMPARDLSKAERVKESIQKESPQAEIIILEIDLSSFGSIQRFCSEFLSLGLPLHILINNAGKYSQKLEFSEDKIELTFATNYLGHFLLTEMLLGKMVETAAESCIEGRIVNVSSVIHNWVNPKHFSFMKLLNPKSYNGTKAYAQSKLANILHAKELSRQLKAKKANVTINAVHPGIIKTGITRDYRGFLTDSLYFVASKLLKSTSQGAATTCYVALSPQVEGMSGKYFADCNESHCSALANDESNGRKLWKQTRALMHRRFLLPVGKCGEEGEEASTN encoded by the exons ggatttcAACAATAGTTAGAATATTGGAGTTGAAAGTAGAGAATCTGAGCCCTGAAATGAAGGCTACATTGAAATATTTGGCTGGAATTGCTGGACCAAGTGGCTATGGCTCCAAAACTACTGCTCAACAAATTTCTGAGGATTCAATGCCTTCTTCTCATAATAATCTCACTGCAATTGTCACTG gCGCGACGTCGGGGATCGGTCTAGAGACAGCAAGAGTGCTGGCCAAGAGAGGAGTGAGAGTGGTGATGCCAGCAAGGGATTTGAGCAAAGCAGAAAGAGTGAAGGAAAGCATACAAAAAGAGAGCCCACAAGCTGAGATTATCATTTTGGAGATTGATTTGAGCTCATTTGGATCTATTCAGAGATTTTGTTCTGAGTTTCTATCATTAGGATTGCCTCTACACATTCTCAT AAACAATGCTGGCAAATATTCTCAGAAGTTGGAGTTTTCTGAGGACAAAATTGAGCTTACCTTTGCCACAAATTATTTAG GTCATTTTCTGCTGACAGAAATGCTACTTGGGAAAATGGTGGAGACAGCAGCAGAATCTTGCATTGAGGGGAGAATAGTGAATGTCTCATCTGTGATTCACAATTGGGTCAATCCCAAGCACTTTAGCTTCATGAAATTGCTCAATCCAAAAag CTACAACGGGACTAAAGCTTATGCTCAATCAAAACTAGCCAACATACTACATGCCAAGGAACTATCAAGACAGCTCAAG GCCAAAAAAGCAAATGTGACTATCAATGCTGTCCATCCTGGGATAATCAAGACTGGAATTACCAGAGACTACAGAGGCTTTCTTACAG ATTCTCTCTATTTTGTGGCATCAAAATTGCTCAAGTCAACATCACag GGGGCGGCCACGACGTGCTACGTTGCATTGAGCCCGCAAGTTGAAGGCATGAGCGGCAAGTATTTCGCAGACTGCAACGAGAGCCATTGCTCAGCGCTGGCCAATGATGAGAGCAATGGGAGGAAGCTATGGAAGCAGACGCGTGCGCTCATGCATAGGAGATTCCTTCTCCCAGTGGGAAAATGTGgtgaagaaggagaagaagcctCTACAAATTGA